The following proteins are encoded in a genomic region of Methylovorus glucosotrophus:
- a CDS encoding AI-2E family transporter, whose product MTAKRENLLPDYRVILLGGLFLLVVYLLLPIMAPFLIAAIFAYICNPLVDRLAQVRLWQFTLGRTVASLLVMLMLIAIICILLLIVIPMMQKEFMLIMEKLPTYITGLRTRIEPWLLQHFGVAIDIDATKVQQVITNNWKSASDFVGKFLLALSDHGLALFAWLANLVLIPIVLFYLLRDWHDILNRFDQLLPRRWYAKTVEIAREVDMMLAEFLRGQLSVMLLMSAFYATGLWLSGLELALPIGLIAGLLGFVPYLGIGTGMLLAALASVLQFTTFAQYVPVIAVFGIGQMLESMWLTPWLVGDRIGLHPVMVIFALLAGGQLFGFTGILLALPVSAAIAVGLRHAKRAYLNSDIYLH is encoded by the coding sequence ATGACCGCCAAACGAGAAAACCTGTTGCCTGATTACCGCGTGATTCTGCTCGGCGGCCTGTTCCTGCTGGTGGTATATCTGCTGCTGCCCATCATGGCGCCGTTTCTGATTGCCGCCATTTTCGCCTATATCTGCAATCCGCTGGTCGACAGACTGGCGCAGGTGCGCCTCTGGCAGTTCACCTTGGGGCGGACCGTCGCCTCATTACTGGTCATGCTGATGCTGATCGCCATTATCTGCATCCTGCTGCTGATCGTGATCCCCATGATGCAGAAAGAATTCATGCTGATCATGGAAAAGCTGCCGACCTACATTACCGGCTTGCGTACGCGCATTGAGCCCTGGCTGTTGCAGCACTTCGGCGTGGCGATCGATATTGACGCCACCAAGGTGCAGCAGGTGATTACCAATAATTGGAAATCCGCCAGTGATTTCGTTGGCAAATTCTTGCTGGCACTGAGCGATCACGGGCTGGCGCTGTTCGCCTGGCTGGCGAATCTGGTGCTGATCCCGATTGTGCTGTTTTACCTGCTGCGCGACTGGCACGACATTCTCAACCGCTTCGATCAATTGCTGCCACGTCGCTGGTATGCCAAAACCGTAGAGATTGCCCGTGAAGTCGACATGATGCTGGCAGAATTTTTACGCGGGCAATTATCCGTCATGCTGTTGATGAGCGCATTTTACGCCACCGGCCTCTGGCTTTCCGGACTGGAGCTCGCGCTGCCCATCGGTTTGATTGCAGGCTTGCTTGGCTTTGTGCCTTACCTGGGCATCGGCACTGGCATGCTGCTCGCGGCACTGGCTTCGGTATTGCAATTCACCACCTTCGCCCAGTATGTTCCTGTCATCGCGGTATTTGGTATCGGCCAGATGCTGGAGAGCATGTGGCTCACGCCCTGGCTGGTCGGTGACCGTATCGGCCTGCACCCGGTCATGGTGATTTTTGCCTTGCTGGCTGGTGGCCAGCTGTTCGGCTTTACCGGTATTTTGCTGGCGCTGCCTGTCAGCGCCGCGATTGCCGTTGGCCTGCGCCATGCCAAACGCGCTTATCTCAATAGCGATATCTACCTGCATTAA